TGAGGAAAGGTTTCCTATGCTAAGTAGAACAGAACGAAGTCAAGagtttatttctatgaattgGACGTTTGTTTCTAGTAAGCACAAACAATAATCGAAGACATACACAAATTTACAGGACCcacaaatattgttttgttaaattaaattcctttaaaattCACAAAAACTGAATTCacatagtaattatttttttgcaaaataaatgcatggtgattaaaaataaaaagaaatagtttaaatatagagaagacaatttcattttttcccccctttaacaattttgatatgactatatataaaaacttttaatcttAACTAGTGTATATGTGGAACATAACTTTTTACACTATTTAGcaaaattttatcttgttttgCAGATAGATTCAGATTCTGAGTTTATGATTGTTCAAAACTcgaaaacatgaaaataatctttataaccTGAAATTCCTGCTTTTTTgactacaaagtatttttttgaaatttttttttttcataatttacatGAATTAACGTTATTTTCTGccttgaaagaagaaaaaaaataaagaacaaaatacagtttgtaaaaaaatgatttaaaatttactaatatttaaattatttctgaatctgaagtataaaaaattgacgaaaaatcaaaatattccaTAGTCTAACAAATTCTTCATATTTGagcataataatgaaaaagtataGTTTGTTGTTAAGTGGAGGCACATAACTTCATACTAAAAATGGGCACCAAAATACATTATGTTTGGTTtcggaaaaagtaatttcttattttccgCCCTtcttttaactaagtatatctcgTTAATTGTTGGGCGCATTGGATCATAAGATAAGTAGTTGTGAAGGCGTATATATCCTACATTACGCCTTTTGAGCCGTATTGCCCTTGGCCGATAcagtcgtgaattatcatgCGTCGAGTATAGAAGTtgcaaaggaagaaattcaccTAATTCTACTTTATTACTTCCAGAAGGTGAAAAACGCGCTGACAGTGACCCAGAAAATTTGCAATGCGTATTAACCCGATACCCTTTATGTTGGTGTTACCCAACATTGGTTCAAACAATTTGGTCCCCGATCAATAAGGCATTTAATGCCATTAACTTGATCGGTTAAAGCTGGAGATCTAATAGAACATTGGTGAAGAAAAGACAACAAGATATCACCAATACAACACCATGATGAACACATCTTTAGAGTCACACCAGAAGCTCTGGAAGCTCGAATCGGAAGTTCATATGCAGCCAACCTATAGTCCAGTCCTTTCACTAAGTGACTACTACCAGTTCTTGTGTATGGCCTACacgcttgggggtacaaatttggcctcaaaatacgaaatttctttttctccaaaatattattttaaaagttattaaatattttttttacttcaaaaatatttttgtatgtttataaaattatcaatatgtatttataatagaGTTGAGACTTGCTCAAAGatcgaattttcttttcttatctaTCTTAAGTGCTTTTTTATAGACCTATTATATAGCACGGGCAAATCTATCGGTCAAGATCAAGGTCTTGAACcgtaaacaaaaatttaattatttacaaatggtGGACAGATCATtttgatatcaatatttaaaccaattttttcGGTATTCATCTATTAAACGATTTGCTcctatgatttatgcaacacattgaACTATAATTGAAATACTTCTGCTGATGttctcaatttaaaaacaaaaacacctctttttaaaaatcatcttTACAATTGGTCCAGACCGAATATTAAATCATGCAAAGAGTCGatacccaattttttttacaactgatcaagaccaaatttttctttcagacTAGTTCCTACCAGACTTCCTATAAGGACCGAATTATTTCAGTTCAGGTAATATTGTAACGGTCTGAAACTGGTCTAGATTTTCAAAACGATACATAGCACTATGTAAAATGTTGCTCTCTGTAGACCACAAAATCAGAAAAGTATCCTCCCtcagtttaaattttataaatgttaatgccgtagtttataaaataccttacaatagttttataaaaccatttattaaaaggttcaaaaaaatatttttttcaatatttgtagcTTTTATTTTGAACCTAAAACAAAATTACagtttttggttttatttttagttaaaaacatATCATATAACAATACGGATACTGTCAACATgtcaaatgttaattatttacttaaatcaaagagatacttattttaaatcataggAAAGATGAATTGGattctccaaaaatattttcagtctATTTTATGCATATTAACTAACAATAATGATGATTAATGTAAAGCTAATATATGTCCCTAATCAAAAAAGATAAGTAGCACTGCACATGAATAAAGTTAGGCTACATAGGGTCACTCATATGCGTTTTGATTATGAAAAAGGATTAcaaatcacaaatattttggtctaacatttttttttccaaacttgtTCAGCAAtcttaaagttatataaatatgtgcACTTTACTTAGTATCACCCCCTTTGACCGTAATGACCTTATTCAATCTCTTAAACCTTAAAAGTAGGGTTTCAACTTCTTATAAAAATGGttgtatcttttataaaaattatttaaaataatgcattatGCACTTGCTTGTTTTCgtaggagtaaaaaaaaagagatatttaatttttttgcctaATGAAACAATGCAACAAAATAGCATAATCCCAGTTTGTGTGCGTTTTTAcagaatattattatgataagaGCTCAAAATGTGCGTACAGcttcaaaaaagattatttgagCTAACACCTCCGTTATAAGATTAAATACAAGTTAACCTTGTACtcattgaaaaagaaaggattattttcaattcttaTACCTATGTTCTTGGTTTTcctataaaattgattaaagtaTCATACATTATTTAGGAAGACAAAGGTGGTATCTACCTTGCAGATAGTCTGacctaataaaattaaaagtaaattcaaaCTACAGATTCTTGAGTTGCTTCAATTGGCAGTAAATTGTTTAATAGTTTATCAATAACTATACAAATAttccatttatgtatatttatgcaaacatacctatattaataattaactatttatttaaaatttattcacaatttaatgattgataataatttaattgatttattttatggggtatatacattttattattaatctactAGCAgagcaatataatttataaatacatatacagaTGTTAGACGTTAActacctatataaataattaaaaatatgtcaggcatttcctataaaaacaaaacataaagtATCAATAAAATTCAAAGGTTTACTCCTGAAAGGAACTAACCTATTTATATTATGCAAAATTGACAATGTATTTTTAGATGTTTAATCTAAAACAtagatttgatatatatatgattaatcttgaataaacaaatttgattttatccCCAAACTAAGACCCTAATATGTAAGATGAAAACAGAACTTTGATCTATAGTGACTAATATCTAGCAAAAGAATGTATCGTAATTGATTTCCAACTCCACTGATTTAtggtttaataattattttattcctctttTGTATTATAAGCAGGATATTGCAAATTAATCCAAATAAAACtgaagaatatttcattttgttcaagataatgttatttgttacaaatatttttgttatgataAGTAAACCCTAacctaaaaatttataatttggctTCTTAATTACTGTAATCATATATGTCGATCTACATATATGTGCTACAGTTACTTTATCTAATATGATTgccaaaagttttaaaattgaacaaaaatataggtctaaaaatatttttcaaattattgaataaaaatacatatgaaataaatttgtcttgTACATTTACATCAATTCTTACATTTGCGGCATTCAATTGTTTAAACTGTCTAAACAATGGCAATATTAACTGTTTAGGcttaggataaaaatattttaacaaagcactataaaagtatataagataaaatagtTAAGTATTCGTTATATTCTcgttaatgtaattatttactgtttttattaatgtttaagtTATGATAAGATAACCctcacttataaaataaataattataatttataaaatttattcatttatagatTGATCTGTTTTTCAGGAACTTATTATGACATGTTTGcctatagttttaaaattttaaataaaattatatatctgttaactagttgaataaatatgcaatatataataaagagtCGATTCAGATGGTACACATTAAGTTTCtcgtccaaaaaattaaaataacctaattaaattgatttttagtgattaaaaaattatgtaaataaaatttttgtactataaaaatgtatattattgaaaaaaaagtgtgtcttggttctttttcattatacttataTATCTCATGAAAGGTTGAATCAAATGTACTCGtaaaatccattaaatttagaatgctatatcaataaaatacctAAATTAACTCAAATTTATTGGCTGGCCATGTCACGAAATATTCTGCAAATGCTTAAatgctataaatttatattcattataaatttcaacaagGATAAACTCCCATCATAATATATACGGAAGAACATATTACAATGCACGCCCAACGTGTTGTCAGGCCAATGTATGAATAAGAGTAattcaagaataatataaaaagaaaacaaaacaatattttgaccACAGATTCATTTCTAGACATCAACAAGAAACATGTTTACCAAAATCCTCATTGCTTGCCTTGCCGTCAACATTGCATTGGTCGCCAGTGCTCCAAGTTCACCTCCTTCCTACTCTCCTTATCCTCCTCCCCCACCTCCTCCACCAGCACCAGTAAGCTATGGTTACAACTACGGTGTTGTTGATGATGAATCCGGTGTAAACATGTCTGCTGACGAACTTGCTGAAAATGGTGTCGTTTCTGGATCTTACAAGGTTGTTCTTCCTGATGGTCGCATGAAGATTGTCACTTACACCGTTGAAGGAGACAGTGGATTCGTTGCTGATGTTGAATTTGAGGATGCTCCTGCCTCAGCTGTTGCTGCCCCTCCTCCATACCCCAAATATACCCCATACCCCGCTTAAGAAATTAgacttattataatattttatttatagattctAATAAATGATACTctcataagtattttaattttgtgttgtattatttaaattatttattcatagtaCGCTAATAACTTGTTCAAGGGAGTTCCCAacttaaagttaaaataacattatgttattttatgtatggAAAATATTGTGGTTTATAAActgagaaatttttttattcctaactTTAAAAAGTGAAGATTGAAAtaggaaaacatattttttgtatttattttccctGGTGATCAGGCTCGTTCTTTATGTTTATCTTCTaatgataaaacaattattttaaaatgatacagACACAACCTTTGTTAGTATTGTATTTTGATACTCAAATTTTAATGTCTTTTTGCTACTGTTTAAATGCACTTCCATCTGATGTTGTGTCGATGTTGACTTATTTTG
The genomic region above belongs to Lepeophtheirus salmonis unplaced genomic scaffold, UVic_Lsal_1.4 unplaced_contig_10731_pilon, whole genome shotgun sequence and contains:
- the LOC121130694 gene encoding cuticle protein 19.8-like, with product MFTKILIACLAVNIALVASAPSSPPSYSPYPPPPPPPPAPVSYGYNYGVVDDESGVNMSADELAENGVVSGSYKVVLPDGRMKIVTYTVEGDSGFVADVEFEDAPASAVAAPPPYPKYTPYPA